A single genomic interval of Electrophorus electricus isolate fEleEle1 chromosome 4, fEleEle1.pri, whole genome shotgun sequence harbors:
- the LOC113580117 gene encoding spectrin beta chain, non-erythrocytic 4 isoform X3 — protein sequence MANASTDLDNAEAQRQLNNNNRPTSTGFWETETTSAKLFECSRIKALADERDAVQKKTFTKWVNSHLARVSCRISDLYNDLRDGYMLTRLLEVLSGELLPRPTRGRMRIHCLENVDKALQFLKEQRVHLENVGSHDIVDGNHRLTLGLIWTIILRFQIQVIKIETEDNRETRSAKDALLLWCQMKTAGYPEVNIYNFTTCWRDGLAFNALIHRHRPDLIEFHKLTRSNATHNLQQAFNIAEQSLGLTKLLDPEDVNTENPDEKSIITYVVSYYHYFSKMKALIVEGKRIGKVLDNAIEAEKIIQRYDALASDLLEWIERTISIISNQKFANSLTGVQQQLQAFTTYCTIEKPIKFQEKGNLEVLLFTIQSKLRANNQKPYVPHDGKLISDINKAWERLEKAEHERGVALRKELIRQEKLELLAQRFDHKTTMRQAWLNENQRLVSQDNFGYDLPAVEAAMKKHEAIEADISSYEDRISVVVELAVEMEAEGYYDIRRILARKENILGQWGLLKELVVGRKARLEKNLALQKTFQEMVYMIDWMEEMQVKLLSKDYGKHLLEVEDLIQKHNLQEADITVQAERVETLNIAALKFTTIEGYQPCDPQVICNRVNHVSTCLDELKQLAAKRRSELEESRELWAFFQEVEESEAWIREKTSILATQSCGKDLSSVLRLLQKHKSLAGELLARRTLLQQTMKKGKQILTQKSFSMAGIQDRLLEVKGEWKRLEDQATQRLGQLQEALDFFQFSTEMDDLLAWLQDTYRLVSSEDFGHDEYSTQSLLKKHRGVCEDIDNHQLHVAALHKHVAVLPLHFRELEEVQARVSEAEQLYAEVAEVAVLRQQWLHDALAVYHMFSEVNACEVWIDEKEQWLNKMEVPERLEDVEVVAHRFESLDQEMNSLMGRILDVNQIVQQLLDSGHPSSTEVRGCQDHLNSRWNRMVELVEQKKDHLDSILRIQNYLLECTEIKSQIQDKRKAIDATQYVGSDLGSVLALQRRLSTMEGALAVLEPKLIHLQQEAEELATSHPDKAVEILLPFEGISVEWEELKRTLQGCEDSLTVAGRLQQFIQDLDSFLTWLVQTQTAAASDELPNTLEEAERLINLHAALKEEIGRYEEDYERLQSANEILESEDSPLPRAALQQWLHKLDVGWSKLLEMWESRRDVLVQAHIFHLFLRDVKQAEAFLNNQESALAHVELPTTVETVEAAIKKHKEFTTTMELNLHRIKAVIEAGESLISQSNIYSERIRERVDLLTTRGNENRELAQQWLRKLNEQWELQRFLQDCHELGDWVAEKMLMARDTSRDEAQKLHKKWLKHQAFMAELAQNKEWLDKIEKEGQKLMQEKPELGAAVRQKLSEIRECWQDLESTTQAKARQLFQANQANLVVQSYTSLDQRLQQLEGQLAHADYGQDLTSVNKQLKNLQMMESQVEEWCKEVGELQAQTSSISQQVQIMDVVSEQQAAVETRIVRLIEPLKERRRILLASKEVHQVGRDLEDEILWVQERLPMATSQEHGTSLQAVQQLMKKNQGLQRELESHRGRVEDVLERAGVIASIRSPEADCVRACMEQLEGLWGVLWTETEHRQLTLDAMYQAHQYYFDITEVEAWLSEQELHMMNEEKGKDEASTLQLLKKHLVLEQTIEDYAETIGLLSQQCRQLLELGHPESEQISKRQSQIDRLYVSLKDLVEERKCQLEQQYWLYQLNREVDELEQWIAEREVTASSTELGQDFEHVTVLQDKFTEFTSETGRLGQERVTAVNQMVDELIDYGHADAATIAEWKDAVNEAWADLLELMETRGQMLAASHQLHKFFSDCREVLVHIGDKQQRLPEVRARQDGSTNTSTLQRLMNTFEHDIQLLVGQLQESAAQLRTVYAGEKAEAISIREQEVMQAWKELLISCEECRVQITTATDKLRFFGVVRDQLMWMDSIICQIGTGEKPRDVSSVEVLMNYHQNLKSEVEARQKSMQQCIEMGKTLLAARNPASEEIKEKLEKVLSKQRELTEKWDKHWEELQHMLEVHQFAQEAMVAEAWLTAQEPFLSSKELGASVDEVEQLIRRHEAFRKAAATWEERFSSLRRLTTVEKIKAEQSKLPPTPLLGRKVFLDPQDSSPGRSSPSSLLRQAVYEHGEPRVERITAYPSPSSVARRLGSTVANYTPIMNGAATYRIQEARNAGVLGVAAGLGMPVELKVTQLCPTLEREWDRQQENVMAEVVLQEPGGGRKRLNSGPGGSGSSRSELQVEQHPPPRETRLERQLSNDQLIQARRDELPQEVWRERAERERRLERQTSSEQEGPAHGHEPRHRDRHRLERQESSEHETGRDHSDRRSGGGEKRSTLADIVEQLQEREAAQARGEIPRLPNGFPEKSSRPDRPRARDRPKPRRRPRPKEGMVVETRRSRSAPAQSSPTAPQPPTHTAQHEGFLFRKLDIESQKKSSNSRSWVNLYCVLTKGELAFYKDSKNTTTSYNNEPIINLSSCSCDITNGYKKKKNVFTLKTKDGNEFLFHAKDEDDLKAWITSINTSICEHEEMAKWGQSHPTTSSTDEGTRRDGSRAGASERGERSDRADRGSERSDKGEKPEKKTGKKK from the exons GTATCCTGAGGTCAACATTTACAACTTCACCACATGCTGGAGGGATGGACTGGCATTCAATGCACTCATACACCGACACAG GCCTGATTTGATAGAGTTTCACAAGTTGACCAGATCTAATGCCACACACAACCTCCAGCAAGCCTTCAACATTGCTGAGCAGAGTCTAGGACTCACTAAGCTACTGGATCCAGAAG ATGTGAACACAGAGAATCCTGATGAGAAGTCCATTATTACATATGTAGTATCCTACTATCATTACTTCTCCAAAATGAAAGCTCTTATAGTGGAGGGCAAAAGAATTGGAAAG GTCTTGGATAACGCCATAGAGGCAGAGAAGATTATCCAGCGCTATGATGCTctggcctcagacctgctggAGTGGATTGAGAGGACCATCAGCATCATCAGTAACCAGAAGTTTGCTAACTCGCTAACAGGCGTACAGCAGCAACTTCAAGCCTTTACGACCTACTGTACCATCGAAAAGCCTATCAA GTTCCAAGAGAAAGGAAACCTGGAGGTGCTGCTCTTCACTATCCAAAGCAAGCTCAGAGCAAATAACCAAAAGCCATATGTGCCTCATGATGGGAAACTCATCTCTGACATCAACAAG GCATGGGAGAGGCTAGAGAAGGCAGAGCACGAGAGGGGTGTAGCTCTAAGAAAGGAGCTGATTCGCCAAGAGAAACTGGAGCTCCTCGCCCAGCGTTTTGATCACAAGACCACCATGAGGCAAGCCTGGCTCAACGAGAACCAGCGACTTGTTTCCCAG GATAACTTTGGCTATGATTTGCCTGCTGTGGAGGCAGCCATGAAGAAGCATGAGGCAATTGAGGCAGATATTTCATCCTATGAGGACCGCATCAGTGTGGTGGTAGAGCTGGCAGTGGAGATGGAGGCGGAGGGGTACTACGACATCCGTCGCATCCTGGCACGTAAGGAGAACATCCTGGGACAGTGGGGCCTCCTCAAAGAGCTGGTGGTGGGGCGGAAAGCACGTCTGGAGAAGAACCTGGCACTGCAGAAAACCTTTCAGGAGATGGTGTACATGATTGACTGGATGGAAGAGATGCAG GTTAAACTGCTATCTAAAGACTATGGAAAACACCTGCTAGAAGTGGAAGACCTGATCCAGAAACACAACCTGCAAGAGGCTGATATCACAGTACAAGCAGAGAGGGTGGAGACACTAAACATTGCTGCTCTTAAATTCACCACCATTGAGG gctacCAGCCATGTGATCCCCAGGTGATCTGTAATCGAGTCAACCACGTCAGCACCTGCCTTGATGAGCTGAAGCAATTGGCAGCGAAAAGGCGCTCAGAGCTAGAGGAGTCACGGGAGCTCTGGGCCTTCTTCCAGGAAGTGGAGGAGTCCGAGGCCTGGATTCGTGAAAAGACTTCTATCCTGGCCACCCAGAGCTGTGGTAAGGACCTGAGTAGTGTCCTGAGGCTTCTGCAGAAACACAAGAGTCTTGCTGGGGAGCTACTGGCCCGCCGCACCCTTCTCCAGCAGACTATGAAGAAAGGCAAACAGATCCTGACCCAGAAGAGCTTCAGCATGGCCGGGATACAGGACAGGCTGCTGGAGGTCAAAGGAGAGTGGAAGCGTCTGGAGGACCAGGCCACACAGCGGCTTGGCCAGTTACAGGAGGCGCTGGACTTCTTCCAGTTCAGCACGGAGATGGACGATTTGCTCGCCTGGCTGCAGGACACCTACAGGCTGGTGTCCAGCGAGGACTTTGGACATGATGAGTACTCCACACAGTCACTGCTCAAGaagcacagaggtgtgtgtgaggacatcGACAATCACCAGCTACATGTGGCGGCCCTGCACAAGCATGTGGCAGTACTGCCGCTGCATTTCCGTGagctggaggaggtgcaggCACGCGTGAGCGAGGCTGAACAGCTCTACGCTGAAGTGGCTGAGGTGGCCGTGCTGAGGCAACAGTGGTTGCATGACGCGTTGGCTGTGTACCACATGTTCAGCGAGGTGAACGCCTGTGAGGTGTGGATCGATGAAAAGGAGCAGTGGCTGAATAAGATGGAGGTGCCAGAGAGGCTGGAGGATGTGGAGGTGGTGGCCCACAG atTTGAAAGCCTGGACCAGGAGATGAACAGCCTGATGGGACGCATACTGGATGTCAATCAAATAGTGCAGCAACTCCTGGACAGTGGCCATCCAAGTTCCACTGAGGTCAGAGGCTGTCAGGATCATCTTAATAGCAG GTGGAACCGTATGGTGGAGCTGGTAGAACAGAAGAAGGATCATTTGGACTCCATCCTGCGCATCCAGAACTACCTGCTAGAATGCACAGAGATCAAGTCCCAGATCCAGGATAAGCGGAAAGCTATCGATGCCACCCAGTATGTGGGCAGTGACCTGGGCAGTGTGCTGGCATTGCAGCGGCGCCTGTCCACCATGGAGGGCGCTCTAGCCGTCCTAGAGCCCAAACTCATCCACCTACAGCAGGAAGCAGAGGAGCTGGCCACCTCCCACCCGGACAAGGCTGTGGAGATCCTGCTGCCCTTTGAGGGCATAAGCGTagagtgggaggagctgaaaCGGACCCTGCAGGGCTGTGAGGACTCGCTCACAGTTGCCGGTCGCCTGCAGCAGTTCATCCAAGACCTGGATTCTTTCCTCACATGGCTGGTGCAGACGCAGACGGCGGCGGCTTCAGACGAGCTTCCCAACACGCTGGAGGAGGCCGAGAGGCTCATCAACCTACACGCAGCCCTCAAGGAGGAGATCGGCCGCTACGAAGAAGACTACGAGCGCCTGCAGAGCGCGAATGAGATCCTGGAGTCGGAGGACTCGCCGCTGCCTCGTGCTGCACTGCAACAGTGGCTGCACAAGCTGGATGTGGGATGGAGCAAGCTCCTAGAGATGTGGGAGAGCCGTCGGGATGTGCTGGTGCAGGCACACATCTTCCATCTGTTCCTAAGGGATGTGAAGCAGGCTGAGGCCTTTCTCAACAACCAG GAGTCAGCCCTGGCCCACGTGGAGCTACCAACTACGGTGGAGACAGTGGAGGCTGCTATTAAGAAGCATAAGGAGTTCACCACCACCATGGAGCTGAACCTGCACCGAATCAAGGCTGTCATAGAGGCAGGAGAAAGCCTGATTAGTCAGAGCAACATCTACTCGGAGCGCATCCGAGAGCGGGTGGACCTGCTCACTACCAG AGGGAATGAGAACCGGGAACTGGCCCAGCAGTGGCTCCGGAAACTGAACGAACAGTGGGAGCTGCAGAGGTTCCTGCAGGACTGCCACgag CTGGGTGACTGGGTGGCAGAGAAGATGCTAATGGCTCGGGATACGTCTCGCGATGAGGCACAGAAACTGCACAAGAAATGGCTGAAGCACCAGGCTTTCATGGCAGAACTCGCACAGAATAAGGAGTGGCTCGACAAAATTGAGAAG GAGGGCCAGAAGCTGATGCAGGAGAAGCCAGAGCTGGGTGCAGCTGTCCGGCAGAAACTGAGTGAGATCCGCGAGTGCTGGCAGGACTTGGAGAGCACCACTCAGGCCAAGGCCAGGCAGCTGTTCCAGGCCAACCAGGCCAACCTGGTGGTCCAGAGCTACACCAGCCTGGACCAACGGCTGCAGCAGCTCGAGGGTCAGCTGGCACATGCCGACTATGGCCAGGACCTCACCTCCGTCAACAAGCAGCTGAAGAATCTACAG ATGATGGAGAGTCAGGTGGAGGAGTGGTGTAAGGAGGTGGGAGAGCTTCAAGCCCAgacctcctccatctctcagCAAGTCCAGATTATGGATGTGGTGTCCGAGCAACAGGCTGCTGTGGAAACGCGTATTGTGCGGCTCATCGAGCCTCTTAAGGAGAGACGACGTATCCTGCTTGCCTCTAAAGAGGTGCACCAAGTGGGCCGAGACCTAGAGGATGAAATT TTGTGGGTGCAAGAGCGCCTCCCCATGGCCACATCACAGGAACATGGAACCAGTTTACAGGCTGTGCAGCAGctcatgaaaaaaaatcag GGCCTACAGAGGGAGCTGGAGAGTCACCGCGGGCGGGTGGAGGATGTGTTGGAGCGGGCAGGGGTGATCGCCTCCATCCGCAGCCCCGAGGCCGACTGTGTGAGGGCATGCATGGAGCAGCTGGAGGGGCTGTGGGGGGTGCTGTGGACTGAGACAGAGCACCGGCAGCTGACCCTGGATGCCATGTACCAGGCCCACCAGTACTACTTCGACATCACCGAGGTTGAGGCCTGGCTCAGTGAACAAGAGCTGCACATGATGAATGAGGAGAAAGGAAAG GATGAGGCCAGTACACTCCAGCTACTGAAGAAACACCTGGTACTGGAGCAGACCATAGAGGACTACGCAGAGACCATCGGCCTCCTCTCCCAGCAGTGCAGACAGCTACTGGAGCTCGGCCACCCAGAGAG TGAGCAGATCAGTAAACGCCAGTCCCAGATTGACCGGCTATACGTGTCTCTGAAGGAcctggtggaggagaggaagtgtCAACTTGAGCAGCAGTACTGGCTCTACCAGCTCAACCGGGAAGTCGATGAGCTCGAACAGTGGATCGCCGAGAGAGAGGTCACGGCCAGCTCCACAGAGCTGGGCCAAGACTTTGAGCATGTGACG GTCCTGCAGGATAAGTTCACTGAGTTCACCTCAGAGACAGGTCGCCTCGGTCAGGAGAGAGTGACGGCTGTCAATCAGATGGTGGACGAGCTGATTGACTATGGACACGCAGACGCGGCCACCATTGCCGAGTGGAAAGATGCCGTGAATGAGGCGTGGGCTGACCTGCTGGAGCTGATGGAGACCAGGGGTCAGATGCTCGCAGCTTCCCACCAGCTGCACAAATTCTTCTCTGATTGCCGAGAG GTGCTAGTGCACATAGGGGACAAACAGCAGAGGCTGCCCGAAGTGCGTGCCCGCCAGGATGGCTCCACTAACACCAGCACCCTGCAGAGACTCATGAACACCTTTGAACATGACATCCAGCTGCTGGTTGGCCAG TTACAGGAGAGTGCTGCGCAACTCCGAACAGTCTATGCTGGAGAGAAGGCCGAAGCCATCAGCATTCGGGAACAAGAAGTGATGCAAGCATGGAAAGAGCTGCTAATTTCTTGTGAGGAGTGCCGTGTACAGATCACTACAGCAACAGACAAACTACGCTTTTTCGGTGTGGTCCGAGACCAGTTGATGTGGATGGACAGCATCATCTGCCAGATAGGAACTGGAGAGAAGCCCAG GGACGTGTCCTCCGTGGAGGTCCTCATGAATTACCACCAGAATTTGAAGAGTGAGGTGGAGGCTCGCCAGAAGAGCATGCAGCAGTGTATCGAGATGGGCAAGACCCTGCTCGCCGCACGCAACCCCGCCTctgaggag ATCAAAGAGAAATTGGAGAAGGTACTGAGCAAGCAGAGAGAACTCACAGAGAAATGGGACAAACATTGGGAGGAGCTACAGCACA TGTTGGAGGTACATCAGTTTGCCCAGGAGGCCATGGTAGCTGAGGCATGGCTCACAGCGCAGGAACCATTCCTGAGTAGTAAGGAACTAGGCGCCAGTGTGGATGAGGTGGAGCAGCTGATTCGGCGTCACGAGGCTTTCCGCAAAGCAGCTGCCACCTGGGAGGAGAGGTTCAGCTCTCTCCGACGCCTTACCACG GTGGAGAAAATAAAGGCAGAGCAGAGTAAACTCCCCCCGACTCCTCTTCTGGGTCGCAAAGTTTTCCTGGACCCCCAGGACTCGTCTCCAGGCCGGAGCAGCCCCTCCTCACTTCTCCGGCAGGCCGTCTATGAGCATGGCGAGCCTCGGGTGGAGCGCATCACCGCTTACCCCTCTCCCTCATCAGTAGCTCGCAGACTTGGCTCCACTGTGGCCAACTACACACCCATCATGAACGGAGCAGCTACCTACCGCATCCAGGAAGCCAGGAATGCAGGCGTGCTGGGTGTGGCTGCTGGTCTTGGCATGCCTGTGGAGCTGAAAGTCACTCAACTCTGCCCCACGCTGGAGAGGGAGTGGGACAGGCAGCAGGAGAATGTGATGGCAGAGGTGGTGCTCCAGGAGCCAGGTGGAGGCAGGAAGAGGCTGAACAGTGGCCCAGGGGGAAGTGGCAGCAGCCGGTCTGAACTGCAGGTAGAGCAGCATCCACCTCCGAGGGAGACACGGCTTGAGCGACAGCTCTCCAACGATCAACTGATCCAGGCAAGGAGAGACGAACTCCCCCAGGAGGTGTGGCGGGAGAGGGCGGAGCGTGAGAGGCGTCTGGAGAGGCAGACGTCCAGTGAACAAGAGGGTCCTGCCCATGGACATGAACCtcggcacagggacagacaccggctagagaggcaggagagcagTGAACATGAGACAGGCAGGGACCACTCAGACAGACGCTCCggaggagg AGAGAAAAGGTCTACTTTAGCTGATATTGTGGAGCAGCTtcaagagagagaagctgcaCAG GCCCGTGGGGAAATCCCCCGTCTCCCAAACGGCTTTCCTGAGAAGTCTTCACGACCAGACCGTCCGCGGGCTCGAGATCGACCCAAACCACGGAGAAGACCGCGGCCCAAGGAGGGGATGGTGGTGGAAACGCGGCGGTCTCGCTCGGCGCCAGCTCAGAGCAGCCCAACAGCACCCCAGCCACCTACCCACACTGCCCAGCATGAGGGGTTCCTCTTCCGAAAGCTGGATATCGAGAGCCAGAAGAAGAGTTCCAACAG CAGGTCTTGGGTGAACTTGTACTGCGTGTTGACGAAGGGAGAGCTCGCTTTCTACAAGGACTCCAAGAACACCACCACATCTTACAACAACGAGCCAATCATTAACCTTAGCAGCTGTTCGTGCGACATCACCAACGGatacaagaagaagaaaaacgtCTTCACGCTCAa AACTAAAGATGGGAACGAATTTCTCTTCCATGCTAAAGATGAG GATGATCTGAAGGCCTGGATAACCAGTATCAACACAAGTATCTGTGAGCATGAGGAGATGGCCAAATGGGGGCAGTCTCATCCTACTACCTCATCCACAGACGAGGGCACACGGCGGGATGGTAGCAGGGCCGGGGCCTCAGAGAGGGGCGAGAGGTCGGACCGAGCCGACCGGGGCTCTGAGCGCTCTGACAAAGGGGAAAAACCAGAGAAAAAGACTGGGAAGAAGAAATGA